CGACAGTTTGGCCGAGTGGTCTAAGGCGCCAGATTTAGGCTCTGGTCCGAAAGggcgtgggttcaaatcccacAGCTGTCAACttataaatttgtttttttaccTCAATTCTATTTTCGcttctcttatctttttctttcttgcaaaCTCTTCTTTTGTGGCCAGATTTTGTGGAAAGATTACTCACTTTCTGCGAAATAATCAATTTACCTTGCTCGCTCTCCAAGAGAGATTCAAAAGCCAAAGCAATGTTaagtttttcttcaaaaaatgctAGATGTGCTGAGAAATCTTACCGATGTCTAAGTAATGCGACCAATTTCAATAGGGTTTTGAAACAAGAGGGACccctacaaaaaaataaaaaaaccattcGTTTCTCTAAATATTCAATAAAACATTGACACCTCGCTTGATATACGTCGTGAATCGATCTTAATATCTTTGGCATGTTAGTTCCTTTCCGCAAGGATCAAGAAGTAAGAAGAATGCTTGGCTGATATCATATATATAACTCACTTCTTGGTCTTCAAACCCTTTCGGTCACTACGAATGCTACCGATCGATATGATGAGATGAGGCTATTTACCTATCTCTTGACTCGAAATAAGAGCAAGTTTGAAAATGGATCTCAGAGTGTATAGAACTGGGCCAAGAGGGTCTCTTGATGCCTATGTCAATTTCAAGGGGTTATAACAGCGTCCGTCCATTATGTTCTGTCGCCAAAAATCAGTGCTCTTTCCAACACGGCCTCTAATTTCATAATAAAGGGCAAAAGGAAGGATCCTTGTTTATTAGAGAATTATTGCAAATGAAAGGGACATATTCTTTGCTTCCCCATGTAGACAATCGATCAAGGGAAGGGAGTAATTCTCACTTTGGTCACacactcattttctttttctctcaccTATCCTTTTACTTTTTGCCCTAGTTCGAAACTGagaatagaaaatagaaaagagttGCTGAAAAGTGTAAAGGCTTAAATAAAAGGGAGAATATATAAGAGATGCCAATGAGGGCGGTGGTGGTTGTTTCATTCTATGCTATTTTTAGTGACGATTTGGGCATCTTTGTGCCACCCCTACTTTGCGTATAAAAGCAGCTAGGGGTTCGGATTCTCCACCATGCAAACCTTCTTCATTTACACTTGTAGCCCTCCCTCTTGCTAGGGTTAGTTCCCAATTTACACATATATAAAGGGGTCGCGTTCATGCAATTTTATCATTTCTGTCTCATATGAAAGTCAAGACATTGTATCTTGAATCATTATGTAAAAGAGGTCTCGTTCATCTAATAGAGTTTGGATACGTTtactagctctgataccatgttagaaagtccaatccaaaagcttaagttaatagATGAAAGGAGACCGcgtgaatataaagagcatataagaccCATTGTCCGGCGACGTGGGAAAGCAACTTCGAACAATAGATTCAACTATGCATGATCCAATAGTGTGTCATAAGCTACGGAGCTCAATGGATTCAACTAACATTGCCGGAATTTATCTATCTAGCTTTGAGGCTTCACGATCATAGAAAAATGCTACTAATTCTAACGAATTGACACTTAGTTACACAACTGTTCCACCAAACTTCGGTAAAGACCAAGCGAGCAATTCTTTTCATCGCGAAAACGAGTACCCATCTCTCAAGATAGAGAGAATGGATGAATTATTTCAACCAGATTGCGTCCCTCCATTGTCAAATTGGAGCTATATTGGTCGGGTTTACTCTTGATTAGGGTTTTCTTCTCAAAGTGAGGGGTGCATAAAGGTAAATTTGGCCACCAACCAAAGAAGCCTTGCCATCTTTTCAATTGCCCCTCTCGATCCCTCGCCCAAGCGTGAGCAACTTTATGGACCTGCACCTTCCATATATAAGTTCTTCAGGAGCCTcacaaccagagagagagagagagagagagagatggaagaacAGGTTGAACTAGTGGGAAGAGCGTTTGTGGATCACTACTACCATCTCTTTGACAAAGACAGAgcatctctctcttccctctacCAGCCGACCTCGATGCTGACGTTCGAAGGGCAGAGGGTCGTGGGAGCGCACGCCATCGCCGAGAAGCTCAGCCAGCTGCCCTTCGATCAGTGCCAGCACCTCATCAGCACCGTCGACTCGCAgccctcctccgccgccggcaTTGTGGTGTTGGTCAGCGGCAGCTTGAGACTTCCCGGAGAGGAGCATCTGCTGAGGTTTAGTCAggtcacctctctctctctctctctctctctctctctctctctctctctctctcatttcctAGTCACATCTTCATCAGTGTTGATGAGCCGTCAGTTGAGCTTTTTGACTTGCTTCTGCAGATGTTCCATTTGGTTCCGTCGCCGGGAGGGAGCTTCTTCGTGCAGAACGACATGTTTCGCCTGAACTACGGCTGAAATTGCTGCAAATTTTGGATTTACAACTTTTTGTGAAGCTGACATTGATTCCATGGAAGTTCATATCAGACGAATGGGCTTGGTGCGATCCACTGGCCCAACATTTATGAGGACCTTAAGTTCGGACCAACCCAACAATTACTTGTTCTtgatccttttctttcttctttctttcctttttttcccattaTTATTTGGTGTGGGagtttatttagttatttactTCATTGTGTCGAATGCAAAACCACATTGGTCTTTTACCAAGACCgcaaaaataatggaaaaaagcTTCGTTTGTAAAACCGATTTACTGAGTGAATTATTTTTGGGTGTTTAACGTGGCTCGGCCGCTTAAATGTCACTTGGAATCCGCCACGTCGCTTAAGAACTAAATCTATAAATGAATTTGCAACACGTATAGTATTGTTCTTAAACTTATAATTCTTAAGACATACTCGGCATACTTGGCTCGCTAATGCTGGATGAGAAAGGAAAGGGCATGTTTCTTAATCTTGGTCGATTCATATTGTTCTTTTCTCAAATAGGAGTAACTAACATTTGACCACGGGTATATGCCCAGggcctctttcttctttcttctttctttttttttttcaaaagagtaaAGGAATAGTTGAACCACGAGTTGCGGCACTTAAATTTAAGGACGTCCGTGTTAACTTTGACACGAGAGGACACGACTTGACACGTTCATCAGTGATAAAACTCCAAAATTCTGAGTTGATGCTAAGTGTTGAGGCCAGTGGGATCGGCTTTAGGGTCATCATAATTGGTGTAACTAGCTACATATATGGACATCGTCCATATCGCACGAGCTTATTCCCTAATTGAAACCCATAAAGATAACAATGTCTTTCTATACTAAGCTACTGGATTAGCCATGCcatgaaaattgtgcaaaatggTAGATTGATAAAAGTTTCCAACAGGTTAtagaatagaaaaatgaaaaataaaaaagttcaattgggaATTAGATGGGTGGGCACAGTTTGAGAGCCATTTCCAATCAATCTATTTTGAGGAAATGAAAACTTATGCCACTCATTAGAATGCAATTATTAATGGAGGTAGGGTCGTTGTATTCACCTTCATCATTAGGGTTAGACATTACTGACAATTGTTGTCTTTGACGATATTacttagagggggtgaataggtaattctaaattattttaaaaattaacgcGGAATTTGAACAAGTTCAAAACACAACTTGAAACAGTTTAGATATAAGTTCAGAATATAACGTGCAGAGATCCAAACACAATAGAGAAAGTTTAGAGTAAGAGAGAATTGCATGCCGATAGCAGATTGGCTGAATTCCACTATATGAATCGATAAAATGTTACAAGAGATATTTACTCTTAATCACACTTACGTAACCTATGAAAGATAAAACTTATAGCTCTCGAGAATAAGTATATGAATTTGAACAACTCGAGCACTTTGGAATTGTAATTTCTGATCTCTCTCGGTTGGTCACCatggatcttccttttatactcatttatCCCCAAACTAGTCGTTGGATAGGTCTTCAAAGGATagctcttcaatcattgattgaaCGCCATCAATCGTGATTAAACGAGACCGTTTCTGGGACGATATGGTAGCCGTTATAATAGAATATGAACTCTTCAGATTTAGTCGCCTATACAACTAAATCCTCGGTTTTCAtaagtagagttaattcaaatCTTCATCAAAACTTTTTCCTTGAAGGTAATATTCAATCGAAGATATTCTCCCGATCTGATTGATAAAaaatcttgtcaatcaaagattacggACTTCCATAAATAACACGACCAAACCAGAAACCCGCCAAACAAAGATCTTCAGAATCATGACGAGAGATATTGCAGAATCCGAACATAATTCAGAAACAGTTTCAAAAGTATAAACTCTTTTAATCTAAACAGAGTAGAATAGTGACTCTGAACTCCAATAAAGTCCTTGCTGACGTGTCACATAAATCTTCTTAAGATCAAGTCATCCTCCATccgaatacaagactttaaaTATCTCTGAAGCAAATACGTGACAACTCCACTTTGAGTGTGAACGCCAGTTTTGGAACAATATAAGCTTTTATTCACATGTTCATTCTtgcaatataaattttatttgtaTTAAACGGAttcttttcaaataaggatagttttgttagaatcaaaataatcaaaaagaaggttttctcaacaacaATGACTTTGTAAACAACTAAGCGATGCACATTAAGAttctatttgtttcacgaaaaacaaataatttgaaaaatattttcctaaaaatgatcgcttttatcgtttgaaataattagttaatggaaaatattctcattaccaataaaaatttattcctaaacataTTCGTAGACAAATTAAAATAATCttcgttcgttcatttttgCGAGTGGTAtaatcgattatttttaggaaaatattttctaaatcatccatcttctgcgaaacaaatggagcctaattGCTACTATGCTTAGCATCTATTGCATGCTTGTCCAGCAGTCAAATTCTTGATTGAACTTGTATAACACATAATTTCTTGAGCCCAACTTCCACCtaaagaaacaataaatgagagaattgagtctTAACTTACCTCAGCTTGGGGATAAAGTACTCCACCAATGATTGACCATAGCTTTGAAAAATCTAATCTTCCCCTTCATTCATGAAAACTTTCCCGCCACAGAAAATCTAGACTGTGACGTGGGTATCATGTAACGTACTAACGTAATATCATCCACTCGATTAAAGGAATGTTGTCCCTTCCGATGCCCACCACCTATAATCATATGCCTTACGTAAAGGAAAAATTACTCCATCAATTCTAAATTCTACTGTACGGATGCTAgctcaatcataattttttattttattttgtcaaattaatCCTAacctttttgagaaaaattccaaGGTAATCCTTTCAGTCTATTTAAccagaaattgctaacatattattttaataattgccGAACGTCCTACATGACACACGGCCACTTCAGTAATTTTCGGCAAAAAGTGACCAAATAAACTACCTAACAATTTCGAGCCAAAgtctatgactaaattgacaaaattgaaaagttttaagactgaattggcatccgcACAATACGTTTAAGATTAATTAAACAACTCTACCTTCAGGAAAAGGTAAGAGTCACCATCACCATGCTCACCAAGGCTAGCACCGGCCGTTTTCATAGAGAGAGCACCAGCGCAACCTCTGTCTTCTCTACCGAGTCACCACCGTCATCCTTCCCTAACTGCGTCCTTGGACACCGGTTTGCACCTTCTTCgactctctcctcctcttctttcttttcaaccaCCTGCACCGCTCAACACTCCGCCTATATGCCTCGTCGTTGTGACCTCAAAACAAGATCGATCGGAGATGGCCGGCCTTGATTTAAGATCAATGAAACTAAACCAATTAAATGTTTCGAGAACCCGGATCAAGACTCGATCCGAGGTTTATGGCCATCACTATCATCAAtgtcgaagagagagagagagagagagagagagagagagagagagagagagagagagagagatggatgtgTTTGGGCTGGTGATTAGGCAAGTCGGTAATTAACGACGGATGTATACATGAGACAAACATCGACCAGTGTTTTGGATGCACACGAGACATGGGAAAaactgtccaaaaaatcataaatttattgtgcttaggactgaattatccaaagtgcaataaattttggACTTTTTAGAACATAAGAATGGCGATAGGCCTCCCCTTCTCCAATAACACAGTTGATCGGAAAGTGACCTCAACATGTTACATGAATATCATTTAGGCATGTTAATTCTAGATTATTTTCATCACGTATATGTTAATGCCACTGCGACATAGAATTGGTGATGTTCCGCTATATTCTAAGCCTTATGTGCCCTACGATTCTGACCAAACATAGGGAAtacaatgaatattcaaaggattatattatatatattggaattgtgacaatttagttttaattttttttttggccaattaagtcctaaacattttgcaattgtgctaattcaatccatttttacAAGCACCGATgtgacaaaattttaataacattttaatttgttagtaatttttctctatcttttcttccttttcttttcttttctttgttaggGCCAGCAACCTCCCCCGACCCATGCGAGCCCTCTCGCCGgccctaacaaaaaaataaaaaatcagcaaaatagtaaaatattattataattgggccacgtcaatgccggctagctaaatagactaaattggcataattgcaaaaggtttatgattcaattggccaaaaaacaagttcatgactgaattggcataattgcaataggtttaaaacttttttggtaatttttcctatctatatcCATATCCACATATATGTTCGGTCTAATGGAATTCTTAGACAAGAAGGTATGGTTATCATATTACCATCGGAGTCATTTGTCGATCGAGACTTCAACAGCAGATCCTATGTCATAAAATCATCATCTTTCTTGACCTTTTCGATACGAGTGGGTGTCGATCTACTTAGTCAATTTTGCGACCTAGCAAAGACTAGATCTATTGGTAATTGAGTTCATATAGATAATGCACGACAAATCATAAACAAGGtcatctcaaagaaaaaaaaatcacatacaCAAAGGAaccatgtgattttttttaattatgcaaCGAACCTTCATTAGAAATCAAGATCCCGAAAAATCCTCCGCGTGGATATCGAAATTATACTCTAAAATCAACAGATTTGATCCTTTGTGCGATTAATTGAACAGACAGTATCGGCCCTATGCGACCCGCGTCACATGGTATACGTTCTTCATACATTATTTGCCGATCGATTATGCAAAcattgtctttcctttttgtatACTTCAATGGAGATTGGAGAGAATGTGAAGATCCTTTGCGCCACTTATTAAAGTCAAGGTTTGCTCATTGGGCGACCGAGAGATTGCCACATTGGGCAGTCAGCAAGATTTGGACTGTGTTGCAGCAAAAGAAGCAAGACCTCCTAAACGTGTTGGCAACCATCTATGCCTATATAGTCTTATATACATTGGGACAAAAAATATCGGATACAACTAAGCATTTCTAAGCTAAAAAGAGGTAAAATTTTGTCCTCCACACGACTAAACGCACCATCGAGGAGCTGTAGAAGATCCCTCGAAGAAGTCGCAAGAACTTCTATGCATTGGATCTTGAAATTCTATGCTCAGAAGCACTGTGCAAAGAGAGAAATGGGTAGTttgaaggaagaaaattttcttatgtGCTCTTGAAACACGACATCTTTGTCCATACAAATTCATCGTGTCGAAGTGTCCCAATCGCTTGTCCAAGGAGTTCATTTGCTCTTTATTTACACGTGTTCTCTTTCCCCTTATTAACTTAAATTTTGGGTCGAACATTCTAACACTGTATCAAGGTCGGGTTCCGCCTCAATTTATTTCGGGTCTGCAGCTCCTCCATTCCTCAAATTTCACATGTCATTCATAATCCAGCTTGCACGGTTGCTGAAGTATCTCACATCGCTTATCTAAGATGTTAATATGTCCTTTATATACACGCGGCTTGCTCTTCCTATTCGTTTAAACATATGAGGAGTACATTCTAAACACACCAGTGACATAGCATGCCAGTAAATGAAAGTGCATCAATTGTATTCATCGTAACACACTATATAATATCGCGCACGCAAGTATATATAATCTAAGGATCCTATAACCTTCTGCCATGAGAGTTTAGGCATAGCAATAAACAAGCCACACCCATAttccaaaagaatgaaaaatccaagttgCACTTGTATTAGTCACAAATCAATATCTTCCCATAGCCATGTGGCAGGCACGAAAGAATTGAAAATGGCTACCGAGACAGAGTATATTCTATCATCAAATCTTTATAAAAATAGAATATGCTTATATGGCTGGACATAAATATCTTTTGCTAAGCctctcttattattattattattattattatgtccctgaatttcaattttcaaactacgaattttctggaatttggTTTTGGCATATGGAACTTCGAAGCAATGGGAGAAATGATGTTTCGCTCATCCACAGCAAAGCTCGTGGTAAGCAAAAGCTGGCAAGAAGACTTGTCAAACAATGATGGTGTGCTATCAACCAATATAATAATGTTTTGACCCTCTCATTGATTTCTTTGAGAGGAAGAAATTGCGGAATTCATGACAAACGGCGGATCAAAATTTATCAACTACTAATCATCTCCTAATTCTGTCTTTAACTTTCGCCTGATCGATCGATCCAGTCTGCATCTATCCTAAGTCGGTTGCGATAATCGCAACTTGGATTGTGttgattattttaatttgtGCACCCTCGAAAATAATATTCTCGTGATCGGCTGTCGGACATTCTTGCTCttacccttttcctttttctctttaagTTGTTAGTCACTAGATCATTTTCGCCTTATTGTGTGCATATATTGACCGTGAGTTCATTAAATTATCCATTTATAACATATATTATGAATCTTTCCAACAAGAGAATCCTCGAAATTATAGAAGAAATAACTAAAGCATAAAGTTATATCGTCTAAGCTCTTGCGATCTCTAATCGGATAGCTTAAGTATGTGAAATAATCAAGGATGCATATACTCATCAAAgaatgtatttttttaattcacaaCTTGAAAACCCACCTTTTTGTGAAAATTACTAAAACTCCCATTTGTCGTTCATAGATTTGAACCCTAGCTTTCaaagtttttccatttttttacaTTTCACAATGAAATTATAGacttcaaaattttccaattaaatttCCATCCTCCACATTTACCACCCTCTTCCAAACTTAGCCATGGTGCCTCGGTGGGACCAAAATTGACACACATGAATACAAAAAGATAATGTGtaatcaatatatatatgtacaaaAGAAAAGGTGGTCATATTGGTAATTTGGGCTTAAGTACAGACTATAAATTTCGTAcacttaatttcttttttttggtaaaaaatttcgtacacttaaataaaaaaatggacaaaaaaaaaatttcaagctgCGATGGGTCGTTGACTGTTCCAAGATTCGGACACCGAACAACATTGGCCTCCGCAATTCATCAATGAATCTTTGTCGGTTAGCGCTGTGTCTAAGGGAGTTCATTAAATAGTTTAAAGCAtcaaaaaggtaaaaacaataataataagtaaaaaacaaatgaatcccGGATTTTGTGCTAGAACAAAAACTCACAAGATTATAAGACATTCTCATAATGGCAAAACATATCAATTCCATTTACTagctaaatttaaaatttatgtatTTATGTCGATCTTCATTTGAAAATGCACGAATACTATATAATGTTTATACTGTCAATCCATATACCATCATTAACTCAAAAGGTCTTATTAGTAAGTGGCAAATGACACTCAATTAAATATGAatggagataaaaaaaaaattcaatctttttcattatttaataGCAAATGAAAACGTCATGATAAATCGATAATCGAGCATACCGATGGTAGCTTGCGATTGTGGCAAGGAAATTCCAAGGACGGGGACACAGTTATTTTTGAAGCTCGATAAAGTACTTAGGTTGGTGTTTTAGAATTTATTTAGCTATGAGTCCGAGCAGTGACGATTacagttttgtaattttgggaACATACAAGCTAACATTTCCATAACGTcgggaaaattttctaaaccaGTGCCTCTCTCATTTATTAGGTAACCATATAAAAGATACTAAGACTTTCCAtacttgatttttcatgaggtttcataattaattaatttgaaattgagacttccttaataataataataataataataataataataataataataatccaagTCCAAGGACAAATCGAGGATTTTTGTAGAAAGACACTCCGTCccccctgtctctctctctctcaccaaacAAGCAAGGCACCTTCATTTGTATTTTAATGTCTTGACTGACCTTTTCATCAATTCCTTCCTCCTACGCCTGCACAGCTTTCCTTCTTCACCCCTCGTTTGGGAGGTTTTCATGCTCACCCACCTTGTCCTCCATTCTTCttagaccctctctctctctctctctctctctctctctctctctctctctctcctgtttgttcttgttcttctgaagaagacaagaaggaggaggaggatgcagtttcttcattatcttctcaaTCTTGCATCGGCTTGAcatctttcctcttctttgttTTGTCGGTGGCCTACTCTGGGTTAATCTTCGGTACATGCTAGCCATGCGCTCTTGAACCTTTTGCAGAGAGGCTGTGCGTTGTTCCTTGGCTTTCCATGAAAAGCACTGAGTAAGAACCATGGAAAATGAAGCCTTTTGGCGATGGTCGAAGGAGTTGGGGACAGACTCTCGTCTTTGCTGAACCTTGGCCCACTAATTTTAAGGTAAAGCTTTGTGCTGGTGTTTTATGCAATTTCATGAGTAAAGCTTCTTTTCTTGTCCTCTTAGCCTCAAACATGGCATCTGAACATTTTCCCAAATTAGGTCCCATGTGGGAGATTCAGTAATAACCTGAGTTAATGAAGTAGTTGCAAGATTGCAAGGGAAAAAATGCAGATATGCTAATTTCATCTTAACTGAAtatctctgtttttcttttcttttgcccttttcaatTCGGTGACAGGGAGAGTGACTGTCTGAGGTTGGTCAGAGATAAATTACTCTCAATTTTGCTCTCCATTTTCATCCTTACAACTGCTGCATTGGGGCCTGCTTTGCTTGTTGCGTCGCCAATGGCCACCAAGATGAAAGGAATCTACAAAGGCTTCAAATACATCTCCCAAATATTTGGTAAAATAATCCCATCCTTTGCTCAAATGGGTTAtctttctcttgatttttttttttgcgggttCCTATGTCAAAAAAGTGACATTTTTGAGCTTATGTTGATAATGCATGGTTGCattttgtctggaattcttctGGTGCTGCTTTAATGGGGGTGATCTGCTTCTGTTCTGTTCCAGTTGTGAAGGAGAGGGAGATGGAAATTGGGTACCCAACAGATGTTAAACACGTGGCACACATCGGATGGGATGGTCCATCTGGGATTGGACCCAGTTGGGTGAGTAAGATGATGGATTGATGAAGAGACGTCCATTTCACTTTCCAGCTTCTGGGTCGTTTTCCATTCCTCTGTTGAGtgatcttttcaaaattaataatGAAAGGAGAACGCTTTTCTGGTTGTTTATTCTAAAAGAATTCTTGGTTATGGTGATTGATTGTCCTTTATGCTGTGATGTTGATGCAGATGAATGAATTCAAGAGTGCACCTGATTTTTCCACTTCCCTCGGTACCATTGGTGATCCTGGTGACTCCAGCTCTGTTCCTCGCTCCACATGGTCCTCTCAAGGTTTGTTCCTAGAATTACCCTGGGATTTCTTGTCTTGTACGTGTGTTTTAAGTATAGTTGTTTGAGTCATGTGGAGATTCATAAACAGACGAGCACGAGTAGGGCTGCTTTGTTTCCCGGGCGAAATTGCTGAGCCAGATGCACTTTCAAGGGCCTGTGTTTTAGTTTCGCTGTCGCTTGTTTTTGTTATGATAAGGACAAAAAGTTCTCAAGATTCTTTGCCTCCAAGTGCAAGGGTTTGGCTCTTCTGTCACTAGAGCATCCTTCCTTTATTAAGGGCAATCTGCTTACTCTTGGACTTGGAAATGTCTTCTGATTTTTGTGGTCCACAGGGCTTCACATTTATGTAGTGTACACATTTATGCAGTTCAAGTAAGAGATCTCCATAGAACACATCAGAGCAAGTAGATTGAAACTGATCTTCTCGACTAAGGTTAACTGGCATCAGCTTTAACGTGAACTGCTCATGCTGTGTAGAATATGGAAATGAATTAACTATGATGCTGATCTGCTGATCTTTACATTGAATGAGTAGCACTTTTGCGTACAACCCACCCTTTTGATATCAGCACCATCCACATGACTTGCTGTTGCGAACTAGTCGTTTGCTTTTGACTTCCCACTTCGTGTATAACTTTTGTCTCTCAAATATTATGTTGGAAGCAGAAGTTATTCCATGTGTAAGTAATGATCCGACTGCTAGACCCTCTAAATTTCTTATCTTCAGTGGTTGATTAAGGGATGTGGTAAGGGCCGTAAGGCTTTAGCTCTTATTGGCGGACTTCAATGCTTGAACTGAACATTGTCTTGATGGTAGCATAAACTTTCCTCTTGTAAAGGCTTATTAAATATCATTGACATTATAATTTTGCCATTCGCATCTCACAAACTGATAAACTTCTATTTCCAGTTATGATTGGAAAAACAGCAGCTAAAATATGTCCTGATTCCTGTTAAAGAACCTCTTTGATGAAGATATTTGTAAGATCTGCAGATGTTGAAGAAGAAATTGTTGAATCTCTCTGATTCTTTAATCCCATAAGCACTTCTAGTGGGGCACATTCTATCATATCACCTGAAGTGAAGTGATGACTAATGTGCAAATGAACTGCCTGCCTTCATTTTGTTTCAGTTTTCACATAAGTTTCTAGATTTCTACATTCTCCCCTTTTTTCCCTGAtgtccttcattttcttttagtaGATTTTGAGCAAATCTTGGGACAGCAATCGACGTCCGAGATGTTAAAAGAAAATCTGCCAGCAGGTCTTCCGAATATCCCCAagaaacaaaagaggaaaaagagcaaGTCGTCTTCATCCCCCAAGTCTTCATCCTCGTCAAGATCCTCTCGAGCAGCGAAGTCGAAGGCTTCATTCTAGAAATGGATAAAAAACTGAACCTGCAACACTGGACCTGGTGGGGGATGATATGACAAGGAAAGAACAACAATGCCCGCTTATGTGCATAGAAGAACTTGCTTGTTCACCTTTTCCGCGGATGTTGCCGTTGAACAAGAGGACGTAGAAACTAGAAAATCGACAAGTCTCTGTACATTTGAACTTGTCTTTCCTTTACGATTTTTACAGGGATGTCGAAAAATTGGTGAGAGTGGAGTTTGGGGGAGAGGGAGGACGGGGGCAAGGGCATGAACTTAGTTCACAGATAACATTGATTTAAGAAAGTTTGCTATTGCTTACTCAtattaatctctttttttttct
The sequence above is drawn from the Rhodamnia argentea isolate NSW1041297 chromosome 9, ASM2092103v1, whole genome shotgun sequence genome and encodes:
- the LOC115742858 gene encoding CRIB domain-containing protein RIC10-like isoform X2 gives rise to the protein MVEGVGDRLSSLLNLGPLILRESDCLRLVRDKLLSILLSIFILTTAALGPALLVASPMATKMKGIYKGFKYISQIFVVKEREMEIGYPTDVKHVAHIGWDGPSGIGPSWMNEFKSAPDFSTSLGTIGDPGDSSSVPRSTWSSQDFEQILGQQSTSEMLKENLPAGLPNIPKKQKRKKSKSSSSPKSSSSSRSSRAAKSKASF
- the LOC115742914 gene encoding nuclear transport factor 2B isoform X4, which codes for MEEQVELVGRAFVDHYYHLFDKDRASLSSLYQPTSMLTFEGQRVVGAHAIAEKLSQLPFDQCQHLISTVDSQPSSAAGIVVLVSGSLRLPGEEHLLRFSQVTSLSLIS
- the LOC115742914 gene encoding nuclear transport factor 2B isoform X2, which produces MEEQVELVGRAFVDHYYHLFDKDRASLSSLYQPTSMLTFEGQRVVGAHAIAEKLSQLPFDQCQHLISTVDSQPSSAAGIVVLVSGSLRLPGEEHLLRFSQVTSLSFPSHIFISVDEPSVELFDLLLQMFHLVPSPGGSFFVQNDMFRLNYG
- the LOC115742914 gene encoding nuclear transport factor 2B isoform X3, which gives rise to MEEQVELVGRAFVDHYYHLFDKDRASLSSLYQPTSMLTFEGQRVVGAHAIAEKLSQLPFDQCQHLISTVDSQPSSAAGIVVLVSGSLRLPGEEHLLRFSQMFHLVPSPGGSFFVQNDMFRLNYG
- the LOC115742914 gene encoding nuclear transport factor 2B isoform X5; this translates as MEEQVELVGRAFVDHYYHLFDKDRASLSSLYQPTSMLTFEGQRVVGAHAIAEKLSQLPFDQCQHLISTVDSQPSSAAGIVVLVSGSLRLPGEEHLLRFSQVTSLSLIS
- the LOC115742858 gene encoding CRIB domain-containing protein RIC10-like isoform X1, translated to MVEGVGDRLSSLLNLGPLILSDRESDCLRLVRDKLLSILLSIFILTTAALGPALLVASPMATKMKGIYKGFKYISQIFVVKEREMEIGYPTDVKHVAHIGWDGPSGIGPSWMNEFKSAPDFSTSLGTIGDPGDSSSVPRSTWSSQDFEQILGQQSTSEMLKENLPAGLPNIPKKQKRKKSKSSSSPKSSSSSRSSRAAKSKASF
- the LOC115742914 gene encoding nuclear transport factor 2B isoform X1, translating into MEEQVELVGRAFVDHYYHLFDKDRASLSSLYQPTSMLTFEGQRVVGAHAIAEKLSQLPFDQCQHLISTVDSQPSSAAGIVVLVSGSLRLPGEEHLLRFSQVTSLSFPSHIFISVDEPSVELFDLLLQMFHLVPSPGGSFFVQNDMFRLNYG